A stretch of Caenorhabditis elegans chromosome IV DNA encodes these proteins:
- the Y41E3.6 gene encoding DUF4440 domain-containing protein (Confirmed by transcript evidence), whose translation MKALKAAGKQDEFAKKFVTKDAIFMGPLHEPANVTEAAKFAKSEMMAAVSKGEFNITIDEITPIGDVVIERCTIHAKVASGDKTGWSLCVWVKDGGAWKIRNSCTTFKVVPSA comes from the coding sequence ATGAAGGCATTGAAAGCCGCCGGAAAGCAAGACGAGTTTGCTAAGAAGTTTGTTACCAAAGATGCCATCTTCATGGGTCCACTCCACGAGCCAGCCAATGTGACTGAAGCTGCCAAGTTTGCAAAAAGCGAGATGATGGCTGCCGTCTCAAAGGGAGAGTTTAATATCACTATTGACGAGATCACTCCAATCGGGGACGTCGTCATCGAGCGTTGCACCATCCACGCCAAGGTTGCAAGCGGGGACAAGACTGGATGGTCCCTCTGTGTCTGGGTCAAGGATGGAGGAGCATGGAAGATCCGTAACTCGTGCACCACGTTCAAGGTTGTCCCATCGGcataa
- the qars-1 gene encoding glutamine--tRNA ligase (Confirmed by transcript evidence): MAVLEGLKLTIENFSELNLPSSVDVPDFPSDPTDPRKHSVSVDREIFIEKSDYKPDDSDKSFRRLTPKQAVGLKHIGLVLRFVKEVKDAEGHVTEVVVKAEKLSEKDKPKAFIHWVAKPVSCEVRLYDRLFKSKNPEDAQLVPGGFLSDINPDSLTVVYNALIDQSIAKSKVYDRFQFERIGFFCVDRDSTSSTLVFNRTVMLKDGGASGKN; encoded by the exons ATGGCCGTGCTCGAGGGATTGAAGCTGACAATCGAAAACTTTTCCGAACTCAATCTCCCATCATCCGTCGACGTTCCAGACTTCCCATCTGATCCGACTGATCCACGAAAGCACTCGGTATCCGTCGATCGGgagattttcattgaaaagtCCGACTATAAGCCGGATGATTCGGACAAATCCTTCAGAAGGCTGACGCCGAAACAAGCCGTCGGCCTGAAACACATTGGATTGGTGCTCCGATTCGTGAAAGAAGTCAAAGATGCCGAGGGTCACGTCACAGAAGTTGTGGTGAAGGCTGAGAAGTTGTCGGAGAAGGATAAGCCGAAAGCATTTATTCATTGGGTTGCAAAGCCTGTCTCGTGTGAAGTTCGGCTCTATGATAGACTATTCAAGAGTAAGAATCCAGAGGATGCTCAACTAGTTCCAGGTGGATTCCTGTCGGATATCAATCCAGATTCATTGACAGTTGTCTACAATGCTCTAATTGATCAGTCTATTGCAAAATCAAAGGTTTATGATAG ATTCCAATTCGAACGCATCGGATTCTTCTGTGTCGATCGTGATTCGACGTCTTCAACGTTGGTCTTCAACCGAACTGTCATGCTGAAAGACGGAGGAGCTTCTGGAAAGAATTGa
- the qars-1 gene encoding putative glutamine--tRNA ligase (Confirmed by transcript evidence), whose translation MATKEELLSLGLSDSKVAETLKNVKLTETIGSIVKLASESGEISKQKGTLLYQLATKLKPQVAAHTPLVVKYIMNDGIKTEPQLSAAIEYLLSHTVKGIQVPDFEKSCGVGVVVTIDDIEAAVTKVIGQHREKIVAERYSFPAGKLLGELRALLPWADGAITKKEVDLRFLELLGPKTAEDLAPKKKEKKPEGPKPSKDAAAAATAPGTKNQKEASPEEFADGAETMDELLRTRAHFHKVGENFKQDGYVTTPKTAELLKAHVAAVGGKVVTRFPPEPNGVLHIGHAKAININFGYAKAMGGVCNLRFDDTNPEKEEEKFFSAIEDIVHWLGYDPARVTHSSDNFQQLYLWAVKLIQKGLAFVCHQKVEEMRGFEVQLSPWRERPIEENIQLFEDMKNGKFDEGEATLRLKLTLEEGKVDPVAYRIKYVPHHRTGNQWCIYPTYDYTHCLCDSIENITHSLCTKEFQSRRSSYYWLCNALDIYCPVQWEYGRLNVNYTVVSKRKILKLITTKTVNDWDDPRLFTLTALRRRGIPSEAINRFVAKLGLTMSQMVIDPHVLDATVRDYLNIHAPRTMAVLEGLKLTIENFSELNLPSSVDVPDFPSDPTDPRKHSVSVDREIFIEKSDYKPDDSDKSFRRLTPKQAVGLKHIGLVLRFVKEVKDAEGHVTEVVVKAEKLSEKDKPKAFIHWVAKPVSCEVRLYDRLFKSKNPEDAQLVPGGFLSDINPDSLTVVYNALIDQSIAKSKVYDRFQFERIGFFCVDRDSTSSTLVFNRTVMLKDGGASGKN comes from the exons ATGGCAACAAAGGAGGAGCTTCTCTCTTTGGGCCTCTCTGATTCAAAAGTAGCTGAAacgctgaaaaatgtgaagctCACCGAAACGATCGGTTCAATTGTGAAGCTTGCGAGCGAGTCTGGCGAGATTTCCAAGCAAAAAGGAACACTTTTGTACCAGTTGGCGACAAAGTTGAAGCCACAAGTCGCTGCTCACACTCCACTAGTTGTCAAGTATATTATGAATGACGGGATTAAGACAGAGCCACAG ctctcCGCAGCGATCGAGTATCTTCTCTCGCACACCGTTAAAGGTATCCAAGTGCCTGATTTCGAGAAATCATGCGGAGTCGGCGTTGTTGTCACAATCGACGACATCGAAGCGGCCGTTACCAAGGTGATTGGCCAACACCGCGAGAAAATCGTCGCCGAGCGGTACTCGTTCCCGGCCGGAAAGTTGCTCGGCGAGCTACGAGCTCTGCTTCCATGGGCTGATGGTGCGATTACGAAGAAGGAGGTGGATTTGAGATTCTTGGAGCTGCTCGGACCGAAGACTGCGGAGGATTTGGCTccgaagaagaaggagaagaagccgGAAGGCCCGAAA CCTTCCAAAGACGCTGCCGCTGCCGCCACCGCTCCAGgaaccaaaaatcaaaaggaAGCTAGCCCCGAAGAATTCGCTGATGGCGCCGAAACCATGGACGAGCTGCTCCGCACCCGTGCGCATTTCCACAAAGTCGGAGAAAACTTCAAGCAAGACGGCTACGTGACCACTCCAAAAACCGCAGAGCTTCTCAAGGCTCACGTGGCGGCTGTCGGAGGGAAGGTGGTGACCCGATTCCCGCCTGAACCAAATGGTGTTCTTCATATTGGACACGCGAAGGCGATTAACATCAATTTTGGATATGCTAAAGCTATGGGTGGTGTGTGTAATTTGAGATTTGACGATACAAATCCGGAAAAGGAAGAGGAAAAGTTCTTCTCTGCAATTGAGGATATTGTTCATTGGCTTGGATATGATCCGGCTAGAGTTACTCACTCTTCGGATAATTTTCAGCAGCTTTATCTTTGGGCTGTTAAGCTTATTCAG aaaggaCTCGCTTTCGTATGCCATCAAAAAGTCGAAGAAATGCGCGGTTTCGAAGTTCAACTGAGCCCGTGGCGTGAGCGACCAATCGAAGAGAACATCCAACTCTTCGAAGacatgaaaaatggaaaattcgaCGAAGGAGAAGCCACACTCCGGCTCAAGTTGACACTGGAAGAAGGAAAAGTCGATCCAGTCGCCTACCGTATCAAATATGTTCCACATCATCGAACTGGAAATCAATGGTGCATCTACCCGACCTACGATTATACCCATTGCCTTTGtgattcaattgaaaatatcactCATTCTCTGTGCACCAAAGAGTTCCAGTCGAGAAGAAGCTCATATTACTGGCTCTGTAATGCTCTAGATATCTATTGTCCTGTTCAATGGGAGTACGGTAGACTAAATGTCAACTATACTgtggtctcgaagcgaaagaTTCTCAAACTTATCACCACAAAAACCGTCAACGATTGGGATGATCCACGGTTGTTCACACTGACAGCACTCCGACGGCGTGGTATCCCATCTGAGGCGATTAATCGATTCGTTGCGAAGCTCGGATTGACAATGTCACAGATGGTTATTGATCCACACGTTCTTGACGCAACTGTTAGGGATTATTTGAATATTCACGCGCCAAG AACAATGGCCGTGCTCGAGGGATTGAAGCTGACAATCGAAAACTTTTCCGAACTCAATCTCCCATCATCCGTCGACGTTCCAGACTTCCCATCTGATCCGACTGATCCACGAAAGCACTCGGTATCCGTCGATCGGgagattttcattgaaaagtCCGACTATAAGCCGGATGATTCGGACAAATCCTTCAGAAGGCTGACGCCGAAACAAGCCGTCGGCCTGAAACACATTGGATTGGTGCTCCGATTCGTGAAAGAAGTCAAAGATGCCGAGGGTCACGTCACAGAAGTTGTGGTGAAGGCTGAGAAGTTGTCGGAGAAGGATAAGCCGAAAGCATTTATTCATTGGGTTGCAAAGCCTGTCTCGTGTGAAGTTCGGCTCTATGATAGACTATTCAAGAGTAAGAATCCAGAGGATGCTCAACTAGTTCCAGGTGGATTCCTGTCGGATATCAATCCAGATTCATTGACAGTTGTCTACAATGCTCTAATTGATCAGTCTATTGCAAAATCAAAGGTTTATGATAG ATTCCAATTCGAACGCATCGGATTCTTCTGTGTCGATCGTGATTCGACGTCTTCAACGTTGGTCTTCAACCGAACTGTCATGCTGAAAGACGGAGGAGCTTCTGGAAAGAATTGa
- the qars-1 gene encoding glutamine--tRNA ligase (Confirmed by transcript evidence), translating into MDELLRTRAHFHKVGENFKQDGYVTTPKTAELLKAHVAAVGGKVVTRFPPEPNGVLHIGHAKAININFGYAKAMGGVCNLRFDDTNPEKEEEKFFSAIEDIVHWLGYDPARVTHSSDNFQQLYLWAVKLIQKGLAFVCHQKVEEMRGFEVQLSPWRERPIEENIQLFEDMKNGKFDEGEATLRLKLTLEEGKVDPVAYRIKYVPHHRTGNQWCIYPTYDYTHCLCDSIENITHSLCTKEFQSRRSSYYWLCNALDIYCPVQWEYGRLNVNYTVVSKRKILKLITTKTVNDWDDPRLFTLTALRRRGIPSEAINRFVAKLGLTMSQMVIDPHVLDATVRDYLNIHAPRTMAVLEGLKLTIENFSELNLPSSVDVPDFPSDPTDPRKHSVSVDREIFIEKSDYKPDDSDKSFRRLTPKQAVGLKHIGLVLRFVKEVKDAEGHVTEVVVKAEKLSEKDKPKAFIHWVAKPVSCEVRLYDRLFKSKNPEDAQLVPGGFLSDINPDSLTVVYNALIDQSIAKSKVYDRFQFERIGFFCVDRDSTSSTLVFNRTVMLKDGGASGKN; encoded by the exons ATGGACGAGCTGCTCCGCACCCGTGCGCATTTCCACAAAGTCGGAGAAAACTTCAAGCAAGACGGCTACGTGACCACTCCAAAAACCGCAGAGCTTCTCAAGGCTCACGTGGCGGCTGTCGGAGGGAAGGTGGTGACCCGATTCCCGCCTGAACCAAATGGTGTTCTTCATATTGGACACGCGAAGGCGATTAACATCAATTTTGGATATGCTAAAGCTATGGGTGGTGTGTGTAATTTGAGATTTGACGATACAAATCCGGAAAAGGAAGAGGAAAAGTTCTTCTCTGCAATTGAGGATATTGTTCATTGGCTTGGATATGATCCGGCTAGAGTTACTCACTCTTCGGATAATTTTCAGCAGCTTTATCTTTGGGCTGTTAAGCTTATTCAG aaaggaCTCGCTTTCGTATGCCATCAAAAAGTCGAAGAAATGCGCGGTTTCGAAGTTCAACTGAGCCCGTGGCGTGAGCGACCAATCGAAGAGAACATCCAACTCTTCGAAGacatgaaaaatggaaaattcgaCGAAGGAGAAGCCACACTCCGGCTCAAGTTGACACTGGAAGAAGGAAAAGTCGATCCAGTCGCCTACCGTATCAAATATGTTCCACATCATCGAACTGGAAATCAATGGTGCATCTACCCGACCTACGATTATACCCATTGCCTTTGtgattcaattgaaaatatcactCATTCTCTGTGCACCAAAGAGTTCCAGTCGAGAAGAAGCTCATATTACTGGCTCTGTAATGCTCTAGATATCTATTGTCCTGTTCAATGGGAGTACGGTAGACTAAATGTCAACTATACTgtggtctcgaagcgaaagaTTCTCAAACTTATCACCACAAAAACCGTCAACGATTGGGATGATCCACGGTTGTTCACACTGACAGCACTCCGACGGCGTGGTATCCCATCTGAGGCGATTAATCGATTCGTTGCGAAGCTCGGATTGACAATGTCACAGATGGTTATTGATCCACACGTTCTTGACGCAACTGTTAGGGATTATTTGAATATTCACGCGCCAAG AACAATGGCCGTGCTCGAGGGATTGAAGCTGACAATCGAAAACTTTTCCGAACTCAATCTCCCATCATCCGTCGACGTTCCAGACTTCCCATCTGATCCGACTGATCCACGAAAGCACTCGGTATCCGTCGATCGGgagattttcattgaaaagtCCGACTATAAGCCGGATGATTCGGACAAATCCTTCAGAAGGCTGACGCCGAAACAAGCCGTCGGCCTGAAACACATTGGATTGGTGCTCCGATTCGTGAAAGAAGTCAAAGATGCCGAGGGTCACGTCACAGAAGTTGTGGTGAAGGCTGAGAAGTTGTCGGAGAAGGATAAGCCGAAAGCATTTATTCATTGGGTTGCAAAGCCTGTCTCGTGTGAAGTTCGGCTCTATGATAGACTATTCAAGAGTAAGAATCCAGAGGATGCTCAACTAGTTCCAGGTGGATTCCTGTCGGATATCAATCCAGATTCATTGACAGTTGTCTACAATGCTCTAATTGATCAGTCTATTGCAAAATCAAAGGTTTATGATAG ATTCCAATTCGAACGCATCGGATTCTTCTGTGTCGATCGTGATTCGACGTCTTCAACGTTGGTCTTCAACCGAACTGTCATGCTGAAAGACGGAGGAGCTTCTGGAAAGAATTGa
- the qars-1 gene encoding glutamine--tRNA ligase (Confirmed by transcript evidence) produces the protein MRGFEVQLSPWRERPIEENIQLFEDMKNGKFDEGEATLRLKLTLEEGKVDPVAYRIKYVPHHRTGNQWCIYPTYDYTHCLCDSIENITHSLCTKEFQSRRSSYYWLCNALDIYCPVQWEYGRLNVNYTVVSKRKILKLITTKTVNDWDDPRLFTLTALRRRGIPSEAINRFVAKLGLTMSQMVIDPHVLDATVRDYLNIHAPRTMAVLEGLKLTIENFSELNLPSSVDVPDFPSDPTDPRKHSVSVDREIFIEKSDYKPDDSDKSFRRLTPKQAVGLKHIGLVLRFVKEVKDAEGHVTEVVVKAEKLSEKDKPKAFIHWVAKPVSCEVRLYDRLFKSKNPEDAQLVPGGFLSDINPDSLTVVYNALIDQSIAKSKVYDRFQFERIGFFCVDRDSTSSTLVFNRTVMLKDGGASGKN, from the exons ATGCGCGGTTTCGAAGTTCAACTGAGCCCGTGGCGTGAGCGACCAATCGAAGAGAACATCCAACTCTTCGAAGacatgaaaaatggaaaattcgaCGAAGGAGAAGCCACACTCCGGCTCAAGTTGACACTGGAAGAAGGAAAAGTCGATCCAGTCGCCTACCGTATCAAATATGTTCCACATCATCGAACTGGAAATCAATGGTGCATCTACCCGACCTACGATTATACCCATTGCCTTTGtgattcaattgaaaatatcactCATTCTCTGTGCACCAAAGAGTTCCAGTCGAGAAGAAGCTCATATTACTGGCTCTGTAATGCTCTAGATATCTATTGTCCTGTTCAATGGGAGTACGGTAGACTAAATGTCAACTATACTgtggtctcgaagcgaaagaTTCTCAAACTTATCACCACAAAAACCGTCAACGATTGGGATGATCCACGGTTGTTCACACTGACAGCACTCCGACGGCGTGGTATCCCATCTGAGGCGATTAATCGATTCGTTGCGAAGCTCGGATTGACAATGTCACAGATGGTTATTGATCCACACGTTCTTGACGCAACTGTTAGGGATTATTTGAATATTCACGCGCCAAG AACAATGGCCGTGCTCGAGGGATTGAAGCTGACAATCGAAAACTTTTCCGAACTCAATCTCCCATCATCCGTCGACGTTCCAGACTTCCCATCTGATCCGACTGATCCACGAAAGCACTCGGTATCCGTCGATCGGgagattttcattgaaaagtCCGACTATAAGCCGGATGATTCGGACAAATCCTTCAGAAGGCTGACGCCGAAACAAGCCGTCGGCCTGAAACACATTGGATTGGTGCTCCGATTCGTGAAAGAAGTCAAAGATGCCGAGGGTCACGTCACAGAAGTTGTGGTGAAGGCTGAGAAGTTGTCGGAGAAGGATAAGCCGAAAGCATTTATTCATTGGGTTGCAAAGCCTGTCTCGTGTGAAGTTCGGCTCTATGATAGACTATTCAAGAGTAAGAATCCAGAGGATGCTCAACTAGTTCCAGGTGGATTCCTGTCGGATATCAATCCAGATTCATTGACAGTTGTCTACAATGCTCTAATTGATCAGTCTATTGCAAAATCAAAGGTTTATGATAG ATTCCAATTCGAACGCATCGGATTCTTCTGTGTCGATCGTGATTCGACGTCTTCAACGTTGGTCTTCAACCGAACTGTCATGCTGAAAGACGGAGGAGCTTCTGGAAAGAATTGa